Genomic segment of Candidatus Binataceae bacterium:
GCGGCGCCTGGGCCGCCGCCGAGGCCCCCGAAGATGGGATGGACGCTCCAGGCCGCCGTGTCGCTCATGGCGGCGCTGCTCGCGCTGCGCGGGGGCCTCTTCTCGGCCGCGCCGCCCTCGGCCGAGCCATGTCCGGTGGGAGCGGCCAGCTTCATGGCCGCGCACGCGCTTGCCGGTAACATCCTCGGCGACTACGCCTGGGGCGGCTACCTCATCTGGCACGCGCCGGCGGGATCCCGCGTCTTCATCGACAGCCGCTTCGAGATGGTCTATCCGCCGCGCGTCCAGCGCGAGTACCTCGATTTCATTCGGGGCGGCGCGCGCGCCGCCGCCATGCTCGCCGCGTATCCGACCGACTACGTGGTCATGCCGTCGGATTCGGCGGCGGCGCGCTTCATGAGCGGGGAGGCGCGATGGCGCATGATCTATCGCGACCCGGTCGCGGCGCTTTTTGCCCGCGCCGATTCGCCCGCCGCGCATATCGCGGGAGTTCCGATCCTGCGCAAGGACGCGCCGCCGAGCTTGTTTCCCTAAGCGGCGCTGCGGCGCTTCATAATAGCGGCCGCCTCAGGCTCTGTCGGCGGGAGGTTGGGGATGCTGCTGCGTCAGACAGTGAATCGCGCCGAGGCCCCAGACCAGGTCCCGCGACGGGATGCCGACGACGCGGCGTCCGGGAAACAGCCGACCGAGCGTCGCGATTGCCACCGCGTCCTGCGCGCAATCGAATGTCGGCACAATCACGCCGCCATTGAGGATATAGAAGTTCGCATACGACGCCGGTACCCGGGTGCCTTCATGAAACAGCGCGGGCGGCATCGGCAGCTTCTCGATCGTGAGCGCGCGCCCCGCGGCGTCGCGCATCGCTTTCAGCCGCTTCAGGTTGTCGGCGAGCACGCGGTAATTTTCGTCGCGCGGGTCGTCTTCGACCACGGTCACCACCGTCGCGGGAGCGACGAACCGCGCCAGGTCGTCGACGTGGCCGTCGGTGTCGTCGCCCGCGATTCCGTCTCCGAGCCAGAGCACGCTGGTCACGCCGAGCCAGTACTTGAGCCGCCGCTCGATCTCGGCGCGGTCGAGCGCCGGGTTGCGATTGGGATTCAGCAGGCACGACTCCGTGGTGAGGAGCGTGCCTGCGCCGTCAACGTCGATCGAGCCGCCCTCGAGTATCATCGGCGGTACGATTACTTCGAAGTCCCATCGCTCGCCGAGCCGGCGCGGCACCGCGTCGTCGAGGTCGTAGGCGCCGTATTTTTCGCCCCATGAATTGAAGCCGAAATCCAACGCGACCTGCGCGGGAGCATCGCCGGCCGGCGCGTCGCGATTAACGAAGATCGGTCCGTGGTCGCGAATCCACGAATCGTTCGTAGCGACGGTTGTGAACGCGATGCGATCGAGCCGCGCCGACTCGCCTGCCGCGGCGACGATTGCTGCGCGAGCCTCCTCGGCCATCGTGTCACTGGCGACCAGCAAACGCAGCGGCTCGAATTCTGCGATCGTCGCCGCCATCTGACCAAAGAGCGGCGGTATTGCGTCGAATTTACCGGGCCAGGTGTCGCGGTTGTGCGGCCATACCAGGTAGGTCGCCAGATGCGGCGCCCATTCGGCCGGCATCCGGTACGATGCCGGGAGCTGCGGCGATTCGGGTGAAGGCGGCGGCGTCACCGGTTTACGCTTGCATGCGAGACGGTCGTCATCCGAGCCTTCCGGGGAATCAAGAGCGGAAGCGGCGCAGCAGGTCGCCGTAGGCGTCGATACGCCGGTCGCGCAGGAAGGGCCAGTTGCGCCGGGTTTCTTCGATAAGCGCGAGGTCGCAGTCGGCGATAAGAATCTCCTCGCCCGCGCCGGCGCGCGCTATCACCTCGCCGAACGGATCGACCACGAATGAGCTGCCCCAGAACTCGAGGCTGTCCTCGACGCCCACCCGGTTGGCCACAGCGACGAACATCCCGTTGGCAATAGCGTGCCCGCGCTGGACCGTTTCCCATGCCTCCAGCTGGCGGCGGCGCACCCGCTCAACTTCCCCGCGTTCCCATCCGATCGCCGTCGGATAGAAAACGATCTGCGCGCCCGCCAGCGCGACCAGGCGCGCCGCCTCGGGAAACCATTGGTCCCAGCACACCAACGCGCCGATCGTCCCATGGGCGGTGCGATGAGCGGTGAAGTCGAGATCGCCCGGGGTGAAATAGAATTTCTCGTAATAGTGCGGGTCGTCCGGAATATGCATCTTGCGGTAGCAACCGGCGAGCCGTCCGTCGGCATCAATCGCCACCGCCGTGTTATGGTAGATGCCTTCGGCGCGGCGCTCGAAGATCGAACCGACCACGACGACCTTGCGCGCTGCGGCCGCCGCGCTAAGCGCTTCGGTGGTCGGCCCGGGGATCGGCTCTGCGAGGTCGAAGTATCGTGCCTCTTCCGACTGGCAGAAATAGCGCGAGCGAAACAGTTCCTGCAGGCAGACGACCTTGGCGCCGCGCGCAGCGGCCTCTTCGATCCGGACCAGCGCCTTTTCCAGATTGCGCGGCGGCTCGGTCTCGCAACTCATCTGCACGAGTGCGACGCGAAGCGGTTGGGAAGCCATGACCTATCTTGATAGCAACCGACAGCGAACGCTGCCAGCGCGGCGGCGTTAACCTACCATGATCGATGCGCGGTTCGTCCGTTGGACCCCGGCGCGATTCGGATTAGGATTGGCATTGCGATGAACCAGTCTTGCGGCGCTGCGGCAGGCTACGTCGATTGGCTGCGGTCACGAACGAAGCGGATCGTTCGGGCGCTTGAAAGCGCCGCCGCGCCTGTCGTCGCCGAGTTGCGCCACCTCAATGGCGTCGGCGCCAATGCTTCGTCGCGGCGCGATCGCGTGCGCCTCGTCAAGCAGGCTCTCGCGCAGAGCAAAAAAGGGCCGAACCGTTGCTGCTGAGCGGCCTCGGCGGGCCATCTTCTAAGCACTTTTTCCTGCAGAAATAGGCACTCTTCCGCTCGCGTGCAG
This window contains:
- a CDS encoding agmatine deiminase family protein; translated protein: MPAEWAPHLATYLVWPHNRDTWPGKFDAIPPLFGQMAATIAEFEPLRLLVASDTMAEEARAAIVAAAGESARLDRIAFTTVATNDSWIRDHGPIFVNRDAPAGDAPAQVALDFGFNSWGEKYGAYDLDDAVPRRLGERWDFEVIVPPMILEGGSIDVDGAGTLLTTESCLLNPNRNPALDRAEIERRLKYWLGVTSVLWLGDGIAGDDTDGHVDDLARFVAPATVVTVVEDDPRDENYRVLADNLKRLKAMRDAAGRALTIEKLPMPPALFHEGTRVPASYANFYILNGGVIVPTFDCAQDAVAIATLGRLFPGRRVVGIPSRDLVWGLGAIHCLTQQHPQPPADRA
- a CDS encoding carbon-nitrogen hydrolase; translation: MASQPLRVALVQMSCETEPPRNLEKALVRIEEAAARGAKVVCLQELFRSRYFCQSEEARYFDLAEPIPGPTTEALSAAAAARKVVVVGSIFERRAEGIYHNTAVAIDADGRLAGCYRKMHIPDDPHYYEKFYFTPGDLDFTAHRTAHGTIGALVCWDQWFPEAARLVALAGAQIVFYPTAIGWERGEVERVRRRQLEAWETVQRGHAIANGMFVAVANRVGVEDSLEFWGSSFVVDPFGEVIARAGAGEEILIADCDLALIEETRRNWPFLRDRRIDAYGDLLRRFRS